One segment of Penaeus vannamei isolate JL-2024 chromosome 3, ASM4276789v1, whole genome shotgun sequence DNA contains the following:
- the LOC113800163 gene encoding putative ATP-dependent RNA helicase TDRD12 — protein MTELRNMLGTCPSDVTWKNLQVVQVEEADTLWVREFPSSQESKNLSDFQKMETQLNERFRKKLPGRQMQVFPAKIGDRVAVFHKGHWYRGRVSDIADTSKGQEAEVFLLDYGSSVKAGAGSVVGLQDEEWASVAYQAEKIHLFALIPLSLDYALSSTQFSVIPRESKTWDPAATVFVKNLIQFKPKAEFLPLQKGKHGCFHGLLTLYIRIEVWEAIPELAKMKWPKEDEEEVAVDLAKLLVMCDFAKFATELLGRMKGRSGEENSEEDTVSNESEFATESREDFQGSSKLEFKTGKKLVSRSRGLTRMICHKSGSSSSTSNLESSAEGLDTSFQSSDRGRGLMSMLDFLKCGTSTPLSVGSSSADLQLSLSNEKSGRSPKTKLSELSGEAECSELDAASTLCLEEIPVPASSGQRSLTKGLFPTQNEEISASNKSNLSSSEKKSDGKQSLVDEICLVDSSAIKTVPECSVKVSPQNDENFTGKSGQKEELKVESPGGRGLCLKLSISGLSDVKGVSKISDSKESHILTKNSESMQNEKCKKEVIGMHENNRKTINYSARKVNSHLNASFISDSRDVWDREEMGDVEEELTISLREKILPEGPCIAKLFRIFIAGESHVAEEEVVVNENMVDAILNSYIVNVLNDLDMRATRLQAYAWPAITRGTSAIIVGGKRSGKTHGYIVPLISVILDSWLHISRRLSQGIGAVLVIVCKDWRNAKYAADSLVRFLPAKMSLKVITAWGGCGNEEVIDTNSQLLGGCDILVTTAPCLVRLLTGKTTEFAKADEEGGTKAFTSLARCCYLVFDDVDSILENCAVEVKQILTYWGEGKSKSDRRDFEQQLLLVASSWTKLLNSLTQTVTPLLEPIIIVADPWEAVIATRVCTFVHKVEKIGTEQDKLVELLQDNRHGRILVFMGDDNQGRNLKILLDAVAVYSLIVTSCTTMWVMKSIVQEWHSIANVVLIVCQEASSLLLMYELANADLIIHADIPNSIGNFKMRYAFMVNNFSKDLNQDTINCESHILLSKESVKRLPPLVFEIERAGKIPRELQHVASKIMTTCNQDDALCYYLKAYGKCCIGYSCGFRHRIQKFDAESVIPRKGEVTFSVVKVINASRYLVRLLSFREKAGVPEFDLRDHYLRLFMAIQQYFADPENCEQLISIEPRMLCAVKCKEKWARGQIVEVDYSRHIAMSVVFLLDEGSDVTVEQNSLYILPNHLALMPPLIVEVYLCRVQPLDFDREWTFHASKYIDDIFSSNINKSTFVGQIELALGSTLWLSPVTELAQAGKSKVKMESLRSRLISNGFGISNIAHMEKLKEICKEADISLEPEDLSCELFKTTVERALDLLKDTEQIAESSKLSELNEQNSTKNQPRMNKACTRSLEQVDSVEEDEDINNDLEKIGNLNINAEKSVSPKSEAIGTHLLQETLPLDTDVEVGVAEIESPDWFFIQRADNYERLDELELKVQEITKHWLTDNKESLHENCLKWEEHPCVEASRYCLAKFSDGNYYRGWVDRVTPDNTCKVFFVDHGETLIVPSSQVQSCPSYLLDLLPAQAIPCCLASFTYPTTKLKDVKRTMEKLADSVDTWIAKVLETVESEDGKMYRVELTDNSVEPPRQMSRELMNAHQSLKKNYREKQDREDIEDKNHVESTGLLNASCLDKEEAMTFLQNLPNFKELSKAIRNNNAEKKVQEETVADLQNSYDLPGVLQTYNTLDKSACSSSKQEVESGKNENAKEKELTHHRKTEKAFDSSPENAFNQNHKNFHKAHMQQESTKPYGKAKPSKADTDLFNQLCLLVPPLEAVKSITRRLYPETTWSQTDSLVVINIHVPGVEHYKCRFSRNHLAFMTVVREKFYVIEETLANEIETDSCSLKLKGMTVHIYLTKKSKCTWLLLFAEKMKRPWLKMAYQGSSLDDEKSSVSALRKSWTDLQIDENSYGGYPAGMSDSSADSQSDEDMDDLIT, from the exons ATGACAGAACTAAGGAATATGTTGGGGACCTGTCCCTCTGATGTCACTTGGAAGAACCTGCAAGTGGTTCAG gtAGAAGAGGCAGATACCCTTTGGGTTCGAGAGTTCCCCTCGAGTCAGGAGTCAAAGAATTTATCAGATTTCCAGAAGATGGAAACACAATTGAATGAGAGGTTTAGGAAGAAGTTGCCTGGCAGACAAATGCAGGTCTTCCCAGCAAAGATAGGAGAT AGGGTTGCAGTGTTCCACAAGGGTCATTGGTATCGTGGGAGGGTGTCAGATATTGCTGACACTTCTAAAGGACAGGAGGCAGAAGTCTTCCTTCTTGACTATGGAAGTTCTGTTAAGGCAGGA GCAGGATCAGTGGTAGGCCTCCAGGATGAAGAGTGGGCCAGTGTGGCATACCAGGCTGAGAAAATTCATCTATTTGCGCTTATCCCTTTGTCTTTGGATTATGCTCTCTCGTCCACACAGTTCAGTGTCATTCCCAG AGAGAGCAAGACTTGGGACCCAGCTGCAACTGTTTTTGTCAAGAATCTTATTCAGTTCAAACCCAAAGCAGAGTTTTTGCCACTGCAGAAAGGAAAACATG GATGTTTCCATGGCCTGTTAACCCTCTATATTAGGATAGAGGTTTGGGAAGCAATACCTGAACTAGCAAAGATGAAGTGGccaaaggaagacgaggaagaagtagCAGTGGACCTTGCCAAGCTGCTGGTAATGTGCGACTTTGCAAAATTTGCAACTGAGCTTCTTGgcaggatgaaagggagaagtggtgaag aaaattctGAAGAAGACACAGTTAGCAATGAATCAGAATTTGCAACAGAAAGCAGGGAGGACTTTCAAGGATCATCAAAG TTAGAGTTTAAGACTGGAAAAAAACTGGTATCAAGAAGTCGAGGGTTAACTCGAATGATTTGCCATAAAAGTGGCAGCAGCAGTAGCACAAGCAACCTAGAATCAAGTGCTGAAGGACTTGATACATCTTTTCAGTCATCTGACCGTGGTAGAGGCCTGATGAGCATgttggattttttaaaatgtgGAACCTCAACTCCCCTGTCAGTGGGAAGCTCCAGTGCTGATTTGCAATTGAGTTTGTCAAATGA AAAATCTGGAAGAAGCCCAAAGACAAAGTTATCTGAATTGTCAGGTGAAGCTGAATGCTCGGAACTTGATGCAGCTTCTACTTTATGCCTTGAAGAAATTCCTGTTCCTGCATCATCAGGACAAAGAAGCTTAACAAAAGGGTTATTTCCAACACAGAATGAAGAAATTAGTGCTAGTAACAAGTCCAATCTCTCATCATCAGAAAAGAAAAGTGATGGGAAACAGTCCTTGGTGGATGAGATTTGTTTGGTAGATTCTTCAGCCATAAAGACTGTTCCTGAGTGTAGTGTTAAGGTATCCCCTCAGAATGATGAAAATTTTACAGGAAAATCTGGACAAAAGGAAGAATTAAAGGTGGAATCACCTGGTGGAAGAGGATTATGCCTTAAGCTTAGCATATCTGGCTTATCTGATGTTAAAGGGGTGAGCAAAATTTCTGACTCTAAAGAAAGTCATATATTGACAAAGAATTCAGAAAGCATGCAAAATGAAAAGTGTAAGAAGGAAGTCATAGGTATGCATGAAAATAATAGGAAGACTATTAACTACAGTGCAAGAAAGGTAAACAGTCATCTTAATGCCTCATTTATTTCAGACTCTCGAGATGTTTGGgacagagaggaaatgggagatgtagaagaagaattGACAATCTCATTAAGAGAGAAAATTTTGCCAGAGGGCCCTTGCATTGCAAAATTATTCCGGATATTTATAGCTGGGGAGTCCCATGTTGCTGAAGAAGAAGTAGTTGTTAATGAGAATATGGTTGATGCAATACTGAATAGTTATATCGTAAATGTACTAAATGATTTAGATATGAGAGCAACAAGACTGCAGGCATATGCTTGGCCAGCTATAACACGTGGTACTTCAGCCATCATTGTAGGAGGCAAAAGGAGTGGCAAAACTCATGGTTATATTGTGCCTTTGATTTCTGTTATACTAGACTCATGGCTGCACATAAGCCGTCGTCTTTCCCAAGGTATTGGGGCTGTTTTAGTGATTGTTTGCAAAGACTGGAGAAATGCTAAATATGCTGCTGATTCTTTGGTTAGGTTCTTACCTGCGAAAATGTCACTGAAAGTCATCACAGCTTGGGGAGGTTGTGGCAATGAAGAGGTAATTGATACCAACTCGCAGTTACTTGGTGGATGTGACATTCTGGTTACAACAGCCCCATGTTTGGTGAGGCTTCTAACAGGCAAAACTACAGAATTTGCAAAGGCCGACGAAGAAGGTGGCACCAAAGCATTTACGTCCCTTGCTAGGTGTTGCTATCTTGTATTTGATGACGTTGATTCAATCTTGGAAAATTGTGCAGTGGAAGTGAAACAGATACTTACTTACTGGGGCGAAGGAAAGAGCAAAAGTGATCGAAGGGATTTTGAACAGCAGTTACTTTTAGTGGCATCATCGTGGACCAAATTATTGAATTCATTGACACAAACAGTAACTCCTCTTCTTGAgccaattattattgttgctgatcCATGGGAGGCTGTAATAGCTACTAGAGTGTGTACCTTTGTTCACAAAGTAGAGAAGATAGGGACAGAGCAAGATAAACTTGTTGAACTTTTACAAGACAACAGACATGGAAGGATTTTGGTGTTTATGGGGGATGATAATCAGGGAAGGAATCTGAAAATATTACTGGATGCTGTGGCTGTATATTCCTTAATTGTAACAAGCTGTACTACAATGTGGGTCATGAAGTCCATTGTCCAGGAATGGCACTCTATAGCAAATGTAGTTTTGATAGTCTGCCAAGAGGCTTCATCACTCCTCCTCATGTATGAATTAGCAAATGCAGACCTCATTATTCATGCAGACATACCAAACTCCATTGGTAATTTCAAAATGAGGTATGCCTTTATGGTGAATAATTTTTCAAAAGATTTAAATCAAGACACCATAAATTGTGAGTCTCACATATTATTATCCAAAGAATCTGTGAAACGGCTTCCTCCTCTTGTGTTTGAAATAGAAAGGGCTGGTAAAATTCCAAGAGAGCTGCAACATGTAGCATCAAAAATTATGACAACTTGTAACCAAGATGAtgctctttgttattatttaaaaGCTTATGGTAAATGTTGTATAGGTTACAGTTGTGGATTTAGGCATAGAATACAAAAGTTTGATGCTGAGAGTGTAATTCCAAGAAAGGGTGAAGTTACTTTCAGTGTTGTCAAAGTGATAAATGCATCACGATATTTAGTACGCCTCTTGAGTTTCAGGGAGAAGGCAGGGGTTCCTGAATTTGACTTGAGAGATCACTACCTGAGGTTGTTCATGGCCATACAGCAGTATTTTGCTGACCCTGAAAACTGTGAGCAGTTGATCAGCATAGAACCAAGAATGCTCTGTGCTGTCAAATGCAAGGAAAAGTGGGCAAGAGGACAAATTGTAGAAGTTGATTACTCAAGACATATTGCCATGAGTGTTGTGTTTCTCTTGGATGAAGGAAGTGATGTAACTGTAGAGCAAAATTCCTTATACATCCTTCCGAACCATCTGGCACTGATGCCACCACTTATTGTTGAGGTTTATCTCTGTAGAGTTCAACCCCTTGACTTTGATAGGGAATGGACTTTCCATGCATCAAAGTACATTGATGATATATTCAGCAGCAACATAAACAAAAGCACTTTTGTTGGACAAATTGAACTAGCACTTGGTTCAACACTTTGGCTAAGCCCTGTGACTGAGTTAGCACAGGCAggtaaaagtaaagtaaagatgGAATCTCTAAGGTCTAGACTTATTTCTAATGGATTTGGAATCAGCAATATTGCTCACATGGAAAAGCTGAAAGAGATTTGTAAAGAAGCAGATATATCCTTAGAACCTGAAGACCTGTCATGTGAATTGTTTAAGACAACTGTGGAAAGGGCACTGGACTTGCTAAAAGATACAGAACAAATTGCAGAGAGCAGTAAGTTGTCTGAATTAAATGAGCAGAACAGCACCAAAAATCAGCCTAGAATGAACAAAGCATGCACTAGAAGCTTAGAACAAGTTGATTCTGTTGAAGAAGACgaggatatcaataatgatcttgAGAAAATAGGAAACTTAAATATAAATGCGGAAAAGTCAGTCAGTCCTAAAAGTGAAGCTATAGGTACTCATTTGTTACAAGAAACTTTGCCCTTGGATACTGATGTGGAAGTTGGTGTTGCAGAAATAGAATCTCCTGACTGGTTCTTTATTCAACGTGCAGATAATTATGAAAG GCTGGATGAACTTGAGTTAAAGGTCCAAGAGATAACCAAGCATTGGCTAACAGACAATAAAGAGAGTCTTCATGAAAACTGCTTGAAATGGGAGGAGCACCCATGTGTTGAGGCTTCTAGATACTGTCTGGCAAAGTTTTCTGATGGCAA TTACTACCGTGGCTGGGTGGACAGAGTTACACCAGATAACACCTGTAAGGTCTTTTTTGTGGACCATGGAGAGACCCTGATTGTACCTTCTAGTCAG GTTCAGTCATGTCCATCATATCTTTTGGACCTTCTCCCTGCACAAGCCATTCCATGTTGTTTGGCCAGTTTTACTTatccaacaacaaaattaaaagatGTGAAGAGGACTATGGAGAAGTTGGCTGATTCTGTTGACACATGGATAGCAAAG GTTTTAGAAACAGTTGAATCAGAGGATGGGAAAATGTACAGGGTAGAGTTAACTGATAACTCAGTGGAACCACCAAGGCAGATGTCAAGAGAGCTCATGAATGCACACCAATCATTGAAGAAGAATTATAGGGAAAAACAG GACAGGGAAGATATTGAAGATAAAAATCATGTGGAGTCAACAGGATTGCTTAATGCTTCATGCTTAGACAAAGAGGAAGCAATGACGTTCTTACAGAATTTGCCCAATTTCAAG GAATTGTCAAAAGCAATCAGGAAtaataatgcagaaaaaaaagTCCAAGAAGAAACTGTGGCAGACCTTCAGAATTCATATGATTTGCCTGGAGTTTTACAAACTTATAATACCCTTGACAAGTCAGCTTGCAGTTCCAGCAAACAAGAAGTGGAGTCagggaaaaatgaaaatgcaaaagagaaagaactgACACatcacagaaaaacagaaaaggccTTTGATTCATCACCAGAAAATGCCTTTAATCAGAACCATAAAAATTTTCACAAGGCACATATGCAACAAGAGAGCACTAAACCTTATGGAAAAGCAAAACCGTCAAAGGCTGATACAGACTTGTTCAACCAGCTATGTCTACTTGTGCCACCGCTTGAGGCTGTAAAAAGCATTACACGTAGGTTATATCCTGAGAcaacctggagtcagacggacaGCTTGGTTGTAATCAATATACACGTGCCAGGAGTTGAGCACTACAAGTGTCGGTTTTCAAGGAATCATTTGGCCTTTAT GACTGTTGTCAGAGAAAAATTCTATGTTATTGAAGAGACTTTGGCAAATGAAATTGAGACAGATTCATGTTCTCTCAAGTTAAAAGGCATGACTGTGCATATTTACCTGACCAAGAAATCAAAAT GTACATGGCTCCTCCTTTTTGCTGAGAAGATGAAACGTCCATGGTTGAAGATGGCCTACCAAGGCTCAAGCTTAGACGATGAAAAGTCATCAGTATCTGCTCTCAGAA aaTCATGGACAGACTTGCAGATTGATGAGAACAGCTATGGAGGATACCCAGCTGGCATGAGCGACAGTTCAGCAGATAGTCAGTCAGATGAAGATATGGATGACTTAATCACTTGA